Part of the Desulfobacterales bacterium genome, AAGATTATAACCCTTGCTTTTCAGCTCATAGGAACGTTCATAATTTTCTTCAGCTTCCTCCAGAATTTGTGATACAAACTCGCTTTCTCCCAAAATCCGCTGATCTCCCTTAAGGCGTTCCCCTTTACCAAACCGCTTTTTCTTAACCTCCCGCCACCCTCCCAGGCTGCGAATCAGTCCGCCGCCGACCAGCTCAGGGCGACGCCCTAGTTCCAATCCCGCCTCTACATATGTCAGATACCGTTTCCTGGCGCTTACAATCGATTTGTCGAACAAAGAAAGCACATATTTCATTTCCTGCCAGTCGCTTTTGCACCTGCCCATCAGCACACTATGGCCGCTGTATTCATAGCGGTTGAGCTCGGAAACCGTGGAAACAATCTTGGCTCTTATGGGATTTAAGTGAATATAACGCACCAGTTCCCTTAAGTACGGATCCTCCTGACAAAGGATAGATTTGTACCGGTTCTGAAAAAGAGGGCCGTAGCGTTTGTGCCTTCGGTTAAACGTGACCACATACCCGGTCAGAAGCCTTCGCATGAGCGTGGATAAGGAAACGTCGCTGGTGCGGAAAAGAAAATGGGCATGGTTGGACATGAATGACCAGGCATAGCAGGAGATGCGGGTTTCAGGCAGCAGGGTCGCAAGCCGCTTAAGAAGGTCATCACGGTCCTGATCGTCTT contains:
- a CDS encoding transposase, coding for MPRSARIDAPGVLHHIIIRGIERRNIFKDDQDRDDLLKRLATLLPETRISCYAWSFMSNHAHFLFRTSDVSLSTLMRRLLTGYVVTFNRRHKRYGPLFQNRYKSILCQEDPYLRELVRYIHLNPIRAKIVSTVSELNRYEYSGHSVLMGRCKSDWQEMKYVLSLFDKSIVSARKRYLTYVEAGLELGRRPELVGGGLIRSLGGWREVKKKRFGKGERLKGDQRILGESEFVSQILEEAEENYERSYELKSKGYNLEVIEKRVCELIGIEKGELYSGSRRQAVAEARGLFCYWAVDELGYSLAKLAEALGRTGPGIGYAAQRGKKLANQQKYKLME